Part of the Dethiobacter alkaliphilus AHT 1 genome, CCGCCGCACACCAGACATTAATCCCCCTGGTGTCCAGGACAATAATCCACAGGTTTTGCCCTGGGAGTTCTTTTCGTAACCCATCAAAGGTAAGTTTGTAATTGGCGGTGGCCAGCACAGGAGAATTTTCCGTTGGATCTCCCACCGCATACAGTCCCGGGGGTACTTTGTAGTTGTCACGGTTAATGCCCAGTCGTACTTTTAGCGCTCCCAAAGCATCGGAGAAATCGGTTTGAGTTTTTATCCGGGGGATTTTTCCTATGGGTGTATCTATTTCGTCTACTACCCAGGAGGGGAAGTTTGAGTTTTGTGATTCAAAACTTTGTGCTGTATCGCAGCACTTTGGGGCACAGCATGGTTTATTTTTCTCCATTTATCTCCCACCTTAACAGCATTTGTTTTCCTGCAGTGCTTTTAGCAATAATTCCAGACTTTCTGTGACCTGGTTTCTTTTATCCGCGGGAATGGAATACAAAACTGTTCCATAATAGCGCTCAATCATCTCTTCCATGCGCCGGTAAAAGTCCATTCCCTTAGGCGTCAGGTGAATTTTGACGTACCGCCGGTCTACAGGATCTGTCTGCCGTTGAACCACGTCCTGTGCCGCCAGATTATTGATAGCCCGGCTCATGGTGCTGCTATCAAGGTTCAGCAGGGCAGCCACTTCGTTTAAAGAAATTTCTCCCGCACTGCCGATTTCCCAGATTACCTGCCATTGGCTGGCGCTGATTCCGCAGCAGGAGGCACCGAACTTATCAAAAAAGTTAATATTTTTTCCCAGAAGACGGATGATTTCCCGAAAGCGGGCCAGCTCTTGTTGTGAGTGCATATTGACCACCTCGGGATAAGTGTATCATGAAATAGATGTATCATGCAACTATTTTCTTTAAAAAAGCCCTTTACAGTGAAGCTGGGGCATGGTATAGTGCATTATAGCAGTAATGCACTATAGCGGTATGGGAGGTGTGCCATGAAAATCAATGCAGATGGGATGACGCCCATTTATGTGCAGATTGCCCAATGGTTAGAGACAGAAATACTCACCGGCAGTCTGGCACAGGAGGAGAAAGTTTATTCACAGTATCAATTGGCGGAAATGTATAATATCAATCCCGCCACCGCAGCTAAGGGTCTTAAAATCCTGGCTGATGAAGGTATTCTGTATAAAAAGAGGGGACTGGGTATGTTTGTTTCACCAAATGCACAACAAATGATTCAGGAGAAAAGAAAAAATGAGACGCTTAGGCACCTGGTGGTGGATTTGGTGCTGGAGGCGGAGCGTCTGGGAATTGACGATGATGAATTGACTGATATTATCAGGCAGGTAAGAAGCGAGAGCAGGGGGGATGCATGATGAATGTGGTGGAGTGCAGTGGCTTAACCAAAACGTATGGCAATATTAACGCTCTCAATAAGATGTCTTTTGCCATTGAAGAAAATAAAATTACCGGTTTGATCGGGCCAAACGGTGCGGGAAAGACCACATTGTTAAAAATAATGGCGGGTTTTATGCAGCAAAGTTCCGGAGAGATTAGGGTGTTTGACCGCAGCCCCTTTAATGACCTGACCGTTTCGGCAAATATGATTTTTGTGGATGACAACATGGCTTTGCCGCAGACGCTGAGCCTGGCCGATATACTGGAAGGGGTGGCACCCTTTTACGCCAATTGGGATGCAGGGCTGGCACAGAGGTTATTTGCTTATTTCAATCTGCAGCCGGGGCAGTGTCATCACAAACTGTCCAAAGGAATGAAAAGTACCTTTAATATGATAATCGGTATAGCCGCCCGCTGTCCCCTGACCATCTTTGATGAGCCCACCACGGGTATGGATGCCGGCGTGCGCAAAGACTTTTACCGGGCACTTTTAAAAGATTATCTGGCCCATCCACGCACCATTATTCTCTCCAGCCACCTACTTAACGAGATTCAGGATGTGCTGGAAGATGTGCTCTTAATGCGTGCCGGAGAAAAGCGGCTACACCTGCCGGTCAGTGATTTAAAGGAGTATGCGGTGGGGTTGCGGGGCAGACGGGAAGTGCTGGAACAGTTTAGCGGGAACCGGGAAGTTCTGTACCGGGAAGCCCTGGGCAGAGACAGTGAGTACCTGGTTGTGCAGAATACTTTGTCGGAAACAGAAAGACAGCAGGCAAAACGGTCCGGGGTTGAAATTTTGCCGGTGGACACCGCCGACCTGTGTGTATATCTGACCGCCACA contains:
- a CDS encoding MarR family winged helix-turn-helix transcriptional regulator gives rise to the protein MHSQQELARFREIIRLLGKNINFFDKFGASCCGISASQWQVIWEIGSAGEISLNEVAALLNLDSSTMSRAINNLAAQDVVQRQTDPVDRRYVKIHLTPKGMDFYRRMEEMIERYYGTVLYSIPADKRNQVTESLELLLKALQENKCC
- a CDS encoding GntR family transcriptional regulator, whose translation is MKINADGMTPIYVQIAQWLETEILTGSLAQEEKVYSQYQLAEMYNINPATAAKGLKILADEGILYKKRGLGMFVSPNAQQMIQEKRKNETLRHLVVDLVLEAERLGIDDDELTDIIRQVRSESRGDA
- a CDS encoding ATP-binding cassette domain-containing protein, whose product is MNVVECSGLTKTYGNINALNKMSFAIEENKITGLIGPNGAGKTTLLKIMAGFMQQSSGEIRVFDRSPFNDLTVSANMIFVDDNMALPQTLSLADILEGVAPFYANWDAGLAQRLFAYFNLQPGQCHHKLSKGMKSTFNMIIGIAARCPLTIFDEPTTGMDAGVRKDFYRALLKDYLAHPRTIILSSHLLNEIQDVLEDVLLMRAGEKRLHLPVSDLKEYAVGLRGRREVLEQFSGNREVLYREALGRDSEYLVVQNTLSETERQQAKRSGVEILPVDTADLCVYLTATNKGGIDDVFSGA